AGACCTATGGTAGCAAAGTGAGGGACTGTTTCATCATCATTAATGATGATGAAAGAGTCTGCTCTAGAGGGCTACATGTATTTTGAAGATCCGCCATGTTAGCTTGGCCCCAAGAGCAATGTTCTATGTTTGCATTTCACGAATACTGGCATCCCCtctcaatttcaatttttttttatagtgtCCCACAATAAGAGATGAGGTATGTGTTTCTTTTTCATTGGAGCCTTCCCAAAGGAAACTTTTTTGCAGAGAGGCTATCTTTGTGCTATCCCCATTCGATAATTCGATACATGAAAGCATACATATTGGTATGATAGCGATGACTGCCTTAAGCATGGTGATTTTGCTAGACATGGTGAACCATCTCCCCTTCCAACATCCCACCTTCTTCGTGCACTTCCCAATAGTGTCGCACCAAATATTGTCTTTGATTGCCCCCATTGAATAAAGGTATGCCTAGATACATGGATGGTAGACGTTCAACACCAAATCTAAATAAAGGGAGAAAATTGCATGTTGCGTTGCAATTTGACACGACATGTATCCCTTGCACCAATGTATTCGAAAAACAATAAGAATAAGACTTCTAATCACAAAGGTTTTTACTCAGATTTGGGCACACCTACGTAGATACATTCTAGGCGAGACACCTAAATCTCTAGTCAATCGGTCTAGGGCAATGTATCCCCTTCATAATTGACACTCAGTATGTAATCGCAGGATTgagctacaactttcgctctcgcCCTATTTATATAGAAACCCGAACGAAATACCGTTCAAGATCAAGCCAAGAGGTGATGAAATCCTCTCGGTACAGAAGCCAAGAGGTGATGAAACAAAATACTTTATCAACGATATAACTTGTGatcttcaatttttattttgataacatttttaaataaaaatcttgttTATAAAAACAAGTCATGTCAAATTTTAAGAATAGAAAGATGCTATTATAAGAAAAAAGTTTggaaaacaaaaaattataattttccTATTTTCATTCTTTCCTTTTTCTGAGTGATTGCTTGGAAAACAAAACATTACAATATTTCCtattttcattctttcatttttctGAAGATGAATCACTCAGAGAGATTGGAAACTCCAATCATGCATAAAGTTTACATActccatttctcattttcattcttttctttttctgaagaTAAATCACTCAGAGAGATTGGAAACTCAAATTATACGTCAAGCTTACATACTCCATTTCATAGACTGTGAAAAGCTAATATACTATTTATAACCAATCAAAAGCCTAAATCTTAAGTCTTATTCAAACGATGCCTCCATTGATACGAATAACCTGGCCATTAACCCACTCAGCATCATCTGTAGCAAGGAAAGCCGCCACGGGAGCAACATCCTCCTTCTGCCCCAGCCGCTCAAAGGGTGACTCCATGGCAATCCTATCAACCAACTCCTCACTCTTCCCCTCCAAAAACAACTCCGTCACAATCCCACCTGGTGCGATGCAATTTGCAGTAATGCGAGTCCCCCTCAACTCCTTGGCCAAAATCCTGGTCATGGTCTCAACGGCAGCATTGGTGGCGGCGTAAGCCCCATACCCAGGCTTCACAGTCCCCACAAGCGAGCTGCTCAAATTGATAATGCGGCCACCGCCACCACGTACGAGTCTGTTTGCCGCTTCCCTCGAGCACAAAAACGCTCCTT
This genomic interval from Cryptomeria japonica unplaced genomic scaffold, Sugi_1.0 HiC_scaffold_542, whole genome shotgun sequence contains the following:
- the LOC131872239 gene encoding short-chain type dehydrogenase/reductase-like, yielding MSSQAKQGSSLEGRVAIVTGASRGIGREIALHLAEKGAKVVINYVGNQQKAEEVAAIINENKDGERAIICRADISVSGDVKKLFDAAEKAFGGVHIIVNCAGVLDSNSPSIANTPEEDWDRTFNINCKGAFLCSREAANRLVRGGGGRIINLSSSLVGTVKPGYGAYAATNAAVETMTRILAKELRGTRITANCIAPGGIVTELFLEGKSEELVDRIAMESPFERLGQKEDVAPVAAFLATDDAEWVNGQVIRINGGIV